A DNA window from Ipomoea triloba cultivar NCNSP0323 chromosome 10, ASM357664v1 contains the following coding sequences:
- the LOC116032379 gene encoding general transcription and DNA repair factor IIH helicase subunit XPB1-like, with the protein MGHHGDKGRPSKKFKFSSKEEFRSAETDSYYPDEINDDPRDGEGEAKKRDFTKLELKPDHGNRPLWACADGRIFLETFSALYKQAYDFLIAIAEPVCRPESMHEYNLTPHSLYAAVSVGLETETIISVLSKLSKTKLPKEMIDFVHASTANYGKVKLVLKKNRYFIESPFPEVLKRLLQDEVIGRSRLMSGGLHGSDGFTVSKSAGEIEGRHDELLNEAELAAAAEEKETHSFEIDPSQVENVKQRCLPNALNYPMLEEYDFRNDTVNPDLDMELKPHAQPRPYQEKSLSKMFGNGRARSGIIVLPCGAGKSLVGVSAASRIKKSCLCLATNAVSVDQWAFQFKLWSTIREEQICRFTSDSKERFRGNAGVVVTTYNMVAFGGKRSEESEKIIEEIRNREWGLLLMDEVHVVPAHMFRKVISITKSHCKLGLTATLVREDERITDLNFLIGPKLYEANWLDLVKGGFIANVQCAEVWCPMTKEFFAEYLKKENSKKKQALYVMNPNKFRACEFLIRFHEQQRGDKIIVFADNLFALTEYAMKLRKPMIYGATSHVERTKILEAFKTSKDVNTIFLSKVGDNSIDIPEANVIIQISSHAGSRRQEAQRLGRILRAKGRLQDRMAGGKEEYNAFFYSLVSTDTQEMYYSTKRQQFLIDQGYSFKVITSLPPSDSGPELSYHRLDEQLSLLGKVLSAGDDAVGLEQLEEDTDDIALQKARRTMGSMSAMSGAHGMVYMEYHNGKKVHGHKSKPKDPAKRHHLFKKRFG; encoded by the exons ATGGGTCATCACG GTGATAAAGGTCGACCCAGCAAAAAGTTCAAGTTTTCCTCGAAG GAGGAATTTAGGTCTGCTGAAACAGATTCGTATTATCCAGATGAAATCAATGATGATCCTCGTGATG GAGAGGGTGAAGCGAAGAAAAGAGATTTCACGAAACTTGAACTCAAACCTGATCACGGTAATCGCCCTTTGTGGGCTTGTGCTGATGGTAGGATTTTCCTCGAAACATTCTCAGCATTATACAAACAGGCATATGATTTTCTCATAGCCATTGCTGAACCTGTTTGCAG GCCGGAGTCTATGCATGAGTACAATTTGACACCTCACTCTTTGTACGCGGCTGTGTCCGTTGGTTTGGAGACTGAAACTATAATATCTGTTTTAAGCAAATTGTCAAAAACTAAGCTTCCGAAAGAGATGATTGATTTTGTACATGCTTCTACTGCCAACTATGGCAAAGTGAAGCTTGTGCTTAAGAAGAACCGCTATTTTATTGAATCTCCATTTCCTGAG GTACTGAAAAGGTTGCTTCAAGATGAAGTTATAGGTCGATCTAGACTTATGTCTGGG GGGCTTCATGGAAGTGATGGATTTACTGTCAGCAAGTCTGCGGGTGAAATAGAAGGTAGACATGATGAGTTGTTAAATGAAGCAGAGCTGGCAGCAGCAGCTGAAGAGAAAGAAACTCATTCATTTGAAATTGATCCTTCTCAG GTTGAAAATGTGAAGCAACGTTGCTTGCCAAATGCCTTGAATTATCCCATGTTGGAAGAATATGACTTTAGAAATGATACG GTCAATCCTGATCTTGATATGGAATTGAAACCTCATGCACAACCACGACCTTATCAAGAAAAGAGTCTCAGTAAGATGTTTGGAAATG GTAGGGCTAGATCAGGTATCATTGTTCTGCCTTGTGGTGCTGGGAAGTCTTTAGTAGGAGTGTCTGCAGCATCCAGAATTAAAAAAAGCTGTCTTTGTTTAGCAACTAATGCTGTCTCTGTGGATCAATGGGCTTTCCAGTTCAAGTTATGGTCAACTATTCGAGAAGAACAGATATGCCGTTTCACATCTGATAGCAAAGAAAGGTTCCGTGGTAATGCTGGTGTTGTGGTGACCACATATAATATGGTTGCTTTTGGTGGAAAACGTTCTGAAGAATCTGAAAAGATCATTGAAGAAATAAGAAACAGAGAGTGGGGTTTGCTTCTTATGGACGAG GTCCACGTGGTTCCAGCACACATGTTTCGAAAGGTTATCAGCATTACTAAATCTCACTGCAAACTTGGACTCACTG CAACACTTGTCAGAGAGGATGAAAGAATCACAGATCTCAACTTTCTTATTGGCCCCAAGTTGTACGAGGCAAATTGGTTGGACTTAGTGAAGGGAGGATTTATTGCGAATGTGCAGTGTGCTGAGGTTTGGTGTCCAATGACAAAGGAATTTTTTGCTGAATATTTGAAGAAGGAGAACTCTAAGAAGAAGCAG GCACTTTATGTGATGAATCCAAACAAATTCAGGGCCTGTGAGTTTCTTATCCGGTTCCATGAACAACAGCGTGGGGATAAGATAATTGTTTTTGCTGACAATCTATTTGCTCTCACCGAATATGCAATGAAGCTTCGGAAACCTATGATCTATGGTGCTACAAG CCATGTAGAAAGAACAAAAATTCTTGAGGCATTTAAAACTAGCAAGGATGTGAACACCATATTCCTTTCTAAG GTCGGTGATAATTCTATAGATATTCCTGAAGCAAATGTTATAATACAAATTTCATCTCATGCTGGTTCGAGACGACAGGAAGCACAACGTCTTGGGCGTATTCTTAGGGCAAAG GGACGTCTTCAAGACAGGATGGCAGGAGGTAAAGAGGAGTATAATGCTTTCTTTTACTCTCTTGTATCAACAGATACTCAG GAGATGTATTATTCAACTAAAAGACAACAATTCTTGATTGATCAAGGGTATAGCTTCAAG GTCATCACAAGCTTGCCACCTTCTGATTCAGGACCTGAATTGAGTTACCATCGTCTTGATGAGCAACTTTCGCTTCTTGGAAAA GTACTAAGTGCAGGTGACGATGCTGTTGGTTTAGAGCAACTGGAAGAAGATACAGATGATATAGCCCTTCAGAAAGCCCGTCGCACCATGGGATCTATGAGCGCAATGTCAGGAGCACACGGGATGGTTTATATGGAATACCA TAATGGAAAGAAGGTGCATGGGCATAAGAGCAAACCAAAAGATCCAGCCAAGAGACACCATTTATTCAAGAAGCGTTTTGGCTGA